A stretch of the Candidatus Jettenia sp. AMX2 genome encodes the following:
- the hpnH gene encoding adenosyl-hopene transferase HpnH, with protein MRVSPSLSFSLAKYLLKNKFLRRKRFPLVLMLEVTHLCNLACEGCGRIWEYKETMQEKLSVEECIRAVDECPAPVVSITGGEPLMHSEIDKIIYGILRRKRHIYVCTNGILLAEAIKKLKPSKYLNINVHIDGLASTHDAIAGKGVFDKAVNAIRKVKQAGFKVCTNTTIYKHTSEEEIRELFSFLEGLGVDGMLVSPGFSFEHNDNEIFLCRREIQEKFGFVYGISKDYKILNSPLYLKFLKGERHLRCTPWGNPTMNYLGWKSPCYLITDTHYKTFNEYIRKTDWEKYREGGDPRCKNCMMHCGFEPTVVLEGGKRLSDIIEMAKWGIR; from the coding sequence ATGCGGGTGTCACCATCATTAAGCTTTTCTTTGGCAAAATATTTATTGAAAAACAAATTTCTCCGCCGGAAAAGATTTCCCCTTGTATTAATGTTAGAGGTCACCCATCTCTGTAATCTTGCCTGTGAGGGTTGCGGACGTATATGGGAATACAAAGAAACCATGCAGGAGAAGTTAAGCGTAGAGGAATGCATCCGGGCTGTGGATGAATGTCCCGCCCCTGTCGTTTCTATTACCGGAGGTGAACCACTCATGCATTCTGAGATCGATAAGATTATTTACGGTATTCTCAGGAGGAAGCGACATATCTATGTATGTACGAACGGGATCCTGCTGGCAGAGGCAATAAAGAAATTAAAACCGAGTAAATATCTTAATATCAATGTCCATATTGACGGCCTTGCCAGTACCCATGATGCCATTGCAGGAAAAGGGGTCTTTGACAAAGCAGTGAATGCGATCCGAAAAGTAAAACAGGCAGGCTTTAAGGTATGCACAAATACTACAATTTACAAGCATACCAGTGAAGAGGAAATCAGAGAACTCTTTTCTTTTCTCGAAGGACTTGGCGTGGATGGTATGTTAGTCTCACCTGGTTTTAGTTTTGAACACAACGATAATGAGATATTTCTTTGCCGGAGGGAGATACAGGAAAAATTTGGATTTGTTTATGGAATTTCAAAAGATTATAAAATATTAAATTCACCCTTGTATTTAAAATTCCTTAAAGGTGAAAGGCATTTGAGATGTACACCATGGGGAAATCCAACCATGAATTATTTAGGCTGGAAAAGCCCATGTTATCTCATTACCGATACCCATTATAAGACCTTTAATGAATATATAAGGAAAACAGACTGGGAAAAATATCGGGAAGGAGGAGACCCCCGCTGCAAGAATTGCATGATGCATTGCGGTTTTGAGCCTACCGTTGTGTTAGAAGGCGGAAAACGACTATCTGATATCATAGAAATGGCCAAATGGGGCATTCGTTAG